The genomic region AAGTAACTTGACGTGGACGGCCGGCGAACCTCCGGATTTTTGTGGACGAGAGCGCCCTGAAGCGAACTGCCTCCGCCACATGGCTTCCACGAGGACTGTCCATCGGCAGCTCAAAGAACGGACTGGAGGTGGCCTCCGGGTTGATCTCGGGCGGGCGTCTCTGAACCCACTTGCTGACCACCACGCGCTGCGCTCTCGATAAGGGCTTCAACGGGGGACGGTCCCTCCAAGCAAGGGGATCGCCGGTGGCGAAGAGTCACGTTGGCAGGGGAATACGGCTTATGATCTTGACCGATGGCGTGGGGAGTCGGCTGGCAGTGCAGCTGGAGAAGGCTTGCTTGCCGGAGGTCACGGGCTCGACCCGACGCGCGCCACTGGGCGCCTTCGCGCAGCTCGCAAGCGAGGCCAAGCTCCAGCCGGGGATCGGTGATGACAGCAACAGTGTCTGCGCCCTTGCGCGAGGGAGGCAACCGATTCTTGCCGCCCCGCTGCGCCAGCTCGGGCGCTACCCCCAATACTTTCGGAAGCGCCGACGGTGTGGACGCCGATGGATCAAGGAGCGCAACCAGTGGGGACGGTAGAATTTCCTCCCTCCGGTCATTGGCTCTGGACGATCGGCCCCCATCCTTGCTGCTTTGGTTGAGCCTGTGTCTCCATTACTTTGAAAAAAGATTTTGGGATGATTCCTGGCTTCTGCTGAGACGTCGGTGCTGCTTCGGATTCCCCGTGCGTGCTTGTCCAGGAGGTCGAGAGGCTGAGACGACAGCTTAAGCTCTCTGTCCTGGGGTCTGACGCCGGGTAGGATGTGACTGTTCTTGTCCATCGGCCGCGTACATTAATCAGCCGATGGTGCACTCAGTCAGGCTTCTCCCACCAGACCTCCAGTTCATAGCGATCGGAGCCGCTCTTTTTATCCTCGATGCGAATGGTGGCGGTGAAATTGTTCTCGCGTGTGGGCTGCTCGATCACCTCCACTGTCCCGCGACCTCGAATTTTGCGGACGGTGACCGTCACCGGTTCGGTCGGCAGCGGTCGCTCCAGGCGAAATCCCGTCTCCACGATGGGGAATCCTTCTTCGTGAACGACCCAGACCTGCCCGCGGCGAATGCGGAGCAAATCGCGACCGTCCACCCGACCCCACCAGCGCAGGTCGGGCCGGGGAGTCTCTGACGTTTCACCACTTCTCGGCTGATTCTGCGTGACCTCTACCGGCAACGCACCGCTGACGCGCCGGGAAAAGAGAAGACGGTCCGCCGCCCGTCCCCATCCTGAGGCATTGATCGAAAAGGACGAATGCAGTCCCAGGAGGAGAATCGCGCAGCAGCACAAACGATGTCCTCTTCGTCTCATCGCACTCGCTCCTTTCTCTCGAGGCCGGCCTTCTCCGAGTGAGATGCGGGCTCATCGTTCGGGCGTCTCGGTGAGAGTATCCAGCAGCATCTTCCAGTCAAACCAGCCTTCTTTGCCTTTGATCCATTTCTCGAACCAGTTGAATTCGGCGACCATTTTCACCATCTGGTAGCGGGGCTCGGTCAGACTGTGGGGCATGTTGGGATAGATGATGAACTCCGTGGGAACGCCGAGCTTTTTCAGCGCCATGTGCAGTTCCTCGCTTTGCGGGCGCGGCACGCGCGGGTCATCCGAACCGACGTGAATCAATGTCGGCGTCTTGGCCCGCGTGATATAGCGCAGGGGCGATACCGCCACATAGTGATCCCAGTTGGTGTAGGGCGTACCCTTGAAGTAAAACTCCCGCGGCACCTGAACATCCGTCTGAGCATACATCGAGATCCAGTTGACGGCGCCCGCCCCACTGGAAATCGCTTTGAAGCGATCGGTTGATACGAGCGTCCAGTTGGACCAGTGACCTCCGGCACTCCAGCCCATCATTCCCAATCGGTCGGGATCGGCGATGCCCTGAGCGATGAGGTAATCCACGCCGCTCATGATGTCCTCGTATCCCTGACGGAAATAATCCCCGGCGATTTCCATCTTGAACTTCTCGCCGTAGTTACTCGATCCGCGGTAATTGGGCTGGAAGACGGCATAGCCGTTGGCGGCGTAGATATGAACGTAGGTGCCGTAGCTGCCGGAAAAGGAGTTCATCACCGCAGCCGCCGGTCCACCGTGAATCTGAACGATCAGCGGGTATCGTTTCCCCCTCTCGTAACCGATGGGTTTGATGAGAATTCCTTCGACCATCGTCCCATCGGTGCTCTTCCAGCGGATCGTCTCGTACTGGCCGAGGGCGATCTCCCCGATCTGAGGATTGGCGTTGGTCAACCGCACCCACCGCGCACGAGATCCCACCGTCGCCAGCGTCGCGGCATAGAGATCCGGCGGGCTCTGCGGATCGGTGAAAGTGAGGATGAGTAACCCGCTATCATCATCGCGCGAGACCGATTGGACGACCCCCGCCTCTTTCGTCACAGCCGTGACGCGACCGGTCTCCAGCGAAATGGCATAGAGATTCATCGTGACGCCCACCCCTTCGGTGAAGTAGATCGTCCGACCGTCGTCGCTCCAGAAACTGATCGTCGTATCGCCATCGAAATCGGTGGCGATTTTCTTGACCGATCCTCCCGATACGGGCGTGACGTAAATCCGCTGGTTGCGCATGTAGGTGAATTCATCAGGGGCGACGAAAGCGAGGACGCGACTGTCGGGAGAGAAGCTGAGCATCGCTTCGCTCACGCGATTGTTCGTCACCCGAGTGACCTGGCCGCTGGCAATATCGAGAAGATAGACTTCTGCTTCTTCTCCGGTGGCATACCGATTCGTTGACGCGCCCCGAAAGGCGATCGTCCGATGATCTTTCGAGATGACGAAGGAGGCGACCGTATAGTCCTCTCCTGACGTGAGCCGCTTCTCTTGCTTCGACTCAATGGCGATGCTCCAGAGGTGAAGCGGGGGTCGCGGGGCATCAACGATCCGCACATCGAACTTCTTCTCCCGTCGTTCGCGGTCGAGCGGGTCCCTCCGGTCGGGAGAAGTGAAATAGATCGTCTGGCTGTCGGGGCTCCACTGCCAGGAGACGACACCGGTGGCATGTTTGGTCAAGGGGATGGGGCCTTCGGCATCAAACCGCGCCGGCAAAAGCCACAGTTGCCGCTCGT from Blastocatellia bacterium harbors:
- a CDS encoding S9 family peptidase; translation: MRKQTRVRCLGLLSAMLLPSVVICMQTAQPTKRAMTFMDIVTMRSVGAHALSPDGRSMVYVLTVPDWKAGKNFTDLYLVSTSGGPSRQMTFTRDKNETSPAWARDGSFFAFLSDRDGRNQIYFLRPDGGEARRVTEEKEGVVSFAFSRDGKWLAYLAGREDERQLWLLPARFDAEGPIPLTKHATGVVSWQWSPDSQTIYFTSPDRRDPLDRERREKKFDVRIVDAPRPPLHLWSIAIESKQEKRLTSGEDYTVASFVISKDHRTIAFRGASTNRYATGEEAEVYLLDIASGQVTRVTNNRVSEAMLSFSPDSRVLAFVAPDEFTYMRNQRIYVTPVSGGSVKKIATDFDGDTTISFWSDDGRTIYFTEGVGVTMNLYAISLETGRVTAVTKEAGVVQSVSRDDDSGLLILTFTDPQSPPDLYAATLATVGSRARWVRLTNANPQIGEIALGQYETIRWKSTDGTMVEGILIKPIGYERGKRYPLIVQIHGGPAAAVMNSFSGSYGTYVHIYAANGYAVFQPNYRGSSNYGEKFKMEIAGDYFRQGYEDIMSGVDYLIAQGIADPDRLGMMGWSAGGHWSNWTLVSTDRFKAISSGAGAVNWISMYAQTDVQVPREFYFKGTPYTNWDHYVAVSPLRYITRAKTPTLIHVGSDDPRVPRPQSEELHMALKKLGVPTEFIIYPNMPHSLTEPRYQMVKMVAEFNWFEKWIKGKEGWFDWKMLLDTLTETPER